The following proteins are co-located in the Microbacterium immunditiarum genome:
- a CDS encoding zeta toxin family protein, with amino-acid sequence MTAPQPEPTPEELARIFVDEIRSILFPDDAASDSPALILLGGQPGAGKSRATHSLLREYDFEPVPLSGDDLRAFHPRYRELITRDPIHAPDAFAPVTAAWVRAAIDHARNTQRSLLLEGTFHTPELTLATARAFSDAGFQVHVVATGASRADSLLSATSRYFRSRRENLPARFTSRTAHDRGYDGTTALVAQLETSPHIDRVTILDRDGKAGFDVRRATPHLPDGEFTTATAALERARTRRVGTRTAVAWLSELRRMTQYAEATRQVTTQTAELLIPLHEIAVRDIVPTIPLPAGSEPGRKLETRVAQDLAALRRAVVALDPDAAAPHRTPAPGTPSPDLAR; translated from the coding sequence GTGACCGCACCGCAGCCGGAACCCACCCCCGAGGAGCTCGCCCGGATCTTCGTCGACGAGATCCGCTCCATCCTTTTCCCCGATGATGCCGCCAGCGACTCCCCGGCCCTGATCCTGCTCGGCGGGCAGCCCGGCGCCGGCAAATCGCGCGCCACCCACAGCCTGCTGCGCGAGTACGACTTCGAACCAGTACCGCTCAGCGGCGACGACCTGCGCGCCTTCCACCCCCGCTACCGCGAGCTCATCACCCGAGACCCGATCCACGCGCCGGACGCCTTCGCGCCCGTCACCGCGGCATGGGTCCGCGCTGCCATCGACCACGCCCGCAACACCCAACGATCGCTACTGCTCGAAGGCACCTTCCACACACCTGAGCTCACTCTCGCCACCGCGCGCGCGTTCAGCGACGCAGGCTTCCAAGTACACGTCGTCGCGACCGGAGCGTCCCGCGCCGACAGCCTCCTCTCCGCCACCTCCCGCTACTTCCGATCCCGTCGCGAGAACCTCCCCGCCCGATTCACCTCCCGTACCGCCCACGACCGCGGTTACGACGGGACCACGGCGCTCGTCGCCCAGCTCGAGACCTCACCCCACATCGACCGCGTCACCATCCTCGACCGGGACGGCAAGGCAGGATTCGATGTACGCCGCGCAACCCCGCATCTGCCCGATGGGGAGTTCACCACTGCGACGGCTGCTCTCGAACGGGCACGCACACGACGGGTGGGGACCAGAACCGCGGTCGCGTGGCTCAGCGAACTTCGACGCATGACTCAGTACGCGGAAGCAACCAGACAAGTCACCACGCAGACCGCCGAACTACTGATTCCTCTCCACGAAATCGCCGTCCGCGACATTGTCCCCACCATCCCCCTGCCAGCAGGAAGCGAGCCCGGACGCAAGCTCGAAACACGCGTCGCTCAAGATCTCGCCGCTCTGCGACGCGCCGTCGTCGCACTCGACCCCGACGCCGCCGCGCCACATCGGACACCCGCCCCGGGCACGCCGAGCCCAGACCTCGCGCGCTGA
- a CDS encoding DNA-processing protein DprA: MPRRTIPVTRPKCRHTQNRKDTHSCSTVPKPNPSSTASRPRRSATTATSPHRSPATTSTKTSTGAFGPSATSPTATCRPYGLWGTGDRTVLTRRHRTTVEGSRAATSYGEHVATELTTALVERGHAIITGAAYGIEAAATRATLTALGTPIAVLAGGIDRPYPAGHTSLLERVAATGAVISEVPPRHTPTKWRFLARGRILAALAQQIVIVEAGWRSGALNTATHAIALDRFLGAVPGPITSAASAGCHRVIRELDAHLVTSADDIPTVDNT, from the coding sequence ATCCCGCGGCGGACCATCCCTGTAACCCGCCCGAAGTGCCGTCATACTCAGAACCGGAAGGACACCCACTCATGCTCGACCGTTCCGAAGCCGAATCCCTCCTCTACCGCGTCGCGTCCGCGGCGCTCAGCTACTACCGCGACAAGCCCACACAGGAGCCCGGCTACCACATCGACGAAGACATCGACTGGTGCCTTCGGCCCCTCGGCCACCTCCCCGACCGCCACCTGCAGGCCCTACGGGCTGTGGGGAACCGGCGACCGCACCGTCCTGACCCGGCGGCACCGCACCACGGTGGAAGGATCCCGCGCCGCCACCTCCTACGGCGAACACGTCGCCACCGAACTGACCACGGCACTCGTCGAGCGCGGGCACGCGATCATCACCGGCGCTGCCTACGGCATCGAAGCGGCCGCGACCCGCGCGACCCTGACCGCGCTCGGCACCCCGATCGCCGTGCTCGCCGGAGGCATCGACCGCCCCTACCCCGCCGGGCACACATCCCTGCTGGAACGGGTCGCCGCGACCGGCGCGGTGATCAGCGAAGTGCCCCCGCGACACACGCCGACGAAGTGGCGCTTCCTGGCCCGTGGCCGGATACTCGCCGCGCTTGCCCAACAGATCGTGATCGTCGAAGCCGGATGGCGATCCGGAGCGCTGAACACCGCCACCCACGCCATCGCCCTCGACCGGTTCCTCGGCGCCGTTCCCGGCCCGATCACCAGCGCCGCGTCCGCCGGGTGCCACCGCGTCATCCGCGAACTCGACGCCCACCTCGTCACCAGCGCCGACGACATCCCCACCGTCGACAACACGTAG